Proteins encoded in a region of the Zea mays cultivar B73 chromosome 2, Zm-B73-REFERENCE-NAM-5.0, whole genome shotgun sequence genome:
- the LOC103648848 gene encoding uncharacterized protein yields the protein MYTSHFKDENGKEINKGDDEYINKPLPYYGNLATIFGDSVATGQFVKTSSEPLAVDVEEDEMNVGTPSSTSIDKEDTAGSGNRPSKRAKKDENIVDPLVHAFELGTQTIAGAIRDAASKRALPPGLFEAVDSLPGFELEHKAKYYSYLLNNPNVAQGFVEVPLLYKLSMLTEFINGNM from the exons ATGTACACAAGTCATTTTAAG GATGAGAATGGAAAGGAGATCAACAAGGGTGATGATGAGTACATAAACAAGCCTCTTCCATACTATGGAAATCTAGCTACCATCTTCGGTGATAGTGTTGCAACAGGTCAATTTGTGAAGACCTCAAGTGAACCTCTTGCTGTTGATGTTGAAGAGGATGAGATGAATGTTGGAACACCATCCAGTACTTCCATTGACAAAGAAGACACAGCGGGTTCAGGCAATAGGCCCTCCAAGAGAGCTAAGAAGGATGAAAATATAGTTGATCCTTTGGTTCACGCCTTTGAACTTGGTACTCAAACCATAGCTGGTGCTATACGAGATGCAGCATCCAAGAGAGCGTTGCCACCAGGTTTGTTTGAAGCTGTGGATAGTCTTCCTGGTTTTGAGCTTGAGCACAAGGCTAAGTACTATTCTTATTTGCTGAACAATCCTAATGTTGCACAAGGGTTTGTGGAGGTGCCGTTGTTGTACAAACTTAGTATGCTTACTGAGTTCATTAATGGTAATATGTAG